In Thermosphaera sp., a genomic segment contains:
- a CDS encoding type II/IV secretion system ATPase subunit: MSSSEKPKQKFSLASILTLRKKPKKTLGKEEKKLSIERVMPVEEPLKIVERDQSWRVLESYYVYKPFVKITIAETPTGPMYFVEEQGLTPEDKSVLSKLAEILMDEIHPPSKPEDIRDLRAYVFKEVERIAEKYRDKLGLVGARRIKVFYYVERNLLGYGSIDPFLRDPNIEDLSCNGVNVPIFVGHRKYESIPSNISFLDEEYLNELIMKLAHMSGKHISIAYPVLDAMLPEKHRVAATYGHEVSVKGPSFTIRKFREKPFSVIELIEQGNIDSLTSAYIWLLLEHGKTFMVAGGTGTGKTTLLNALSMFIKPGMKIVTIEDTPELNLPHVNWVQLTSREVYIAGAQSLGTSVKLYDLVKLSLRYRPDYIIVGEVRGDEAFVLFQAMATGHSGASTIHAETLDYAVKRLTSPPMNIPPTYMRLMNVFMHVQRVITRVEKGVVKVRRRITVVQEVEDFEKYIKISTWDPRTDSHIVSLDRSIHLQDIAAKRGLDVSDLIEEVKRRSTVLEWMLVKGIRDAWDVSRVIFDYYYEPMVVYEKAKAELEELLKKEAVEMPAE; encoded by the coding sequence ATGAGTTCGAGCGAGAAACCAAAGCAGAAATTTTCCTTAGCATCGATTTTAACTCTTCGAAAAAAGCCCAAGAAGACTCTGGGGAAGGAGGAGAAGAAGCTCTCCATAGAAAGGGTCATGCCCGTCGAGGAGCCATTAAAAATCGTTGAAAGAGATCAGAGCTGGAGAGTTTTAGAGTCGTATTATGTTTATAAGCCGTTCGTGAAGATCACAATCGCTGAAACGCCAACGGGTCCGATGTATTTTGTTGAAGAGCAGGGTTTAACCCCTGAGGATAAAAGCGTTCTGTCCAAGCTTGCGGAGATATTAATGGATGAAATACACCCCCCATCTAAACCCGAAGATATAAGGGACTTGAGGGCTTACGTTTTCAAGGAAGTTGAAAGAATCGCCGAAAAGTACAGAGACAAGCTCGGACTGGTGGGAGCTAGAAGGATCAAAGTCTTCTACTATGTTGAGAGGAACCTGTTGGGTTATGGTTCGATAGATCCATTTCTGAGGGATCCGAATATTGAAGATTTGTCCTGCAACGGGGTAAATGTTCCGATATTCGTCGGGCATAGGAAATACGAGAGTATACCATCCAACATTTCGTTTTTGGATGAGGAGTATCTGAATGAATTGATTATGAAGCTTGCCCACATGTCTGGAAAACATATTAGTATCGCGTATCCTGTTTTAGATGCAATGTTGCCCGAGAAACATCGTGTCGCAGCCACTTATGGACATGAAGTATCGGTTAAAGGACCTTCATTCACGATTCGTAAGTTTAGAGAAAAGCCTTTCAGCGTCATCGAGCTCATAGAGCAAGGAAATATCGATAGTTTAACGTCGGCATACATATGGTTGCTCCTCGAGCATGGAAAAACGTTCATGGTCGCTGGAGGCACTGGTACAGGGAAAACGACATTGCTGAACGCATTATCGATGTTCATAAAACCAGGTATGAAAATCGTTACGATTGAGGATACACCGGAGTTGAATCTCCCGCACGTGAACTGGGTCCAATTGACCAGCAGGGAGGTCTATATCGCGGGTGCACAGTCTCTTGGAACAAGCGTGAAGCTGTATGATCTCGTTAAGCTTAGCCTAAGGTACAGGCCCGACTATATAATTGTTGGAGAGGTTCGAGGAGACGAGGCATTCGTCCTATTCCAAGCGATGGCCACGGGACACAGTGGAGCCTCGACGATCCATGCGGAAACTTTAGACTATGCGGTGAAACGTCTAACGAGTCCGCCCATGAACATTCCGCCAACCTATATGAGGCTTATGAACGTTTTCATGCATGTTCAAAGAGTAATTACAAGAGTAGAGAAAGGAGTAGTGAAAGTTAGACGCAGAATAACGGTTGTTCAAGAGGTAGAGGATTTCGAAAAATACATAAAAATCTCCACCTGGGACCCCCGAACGGACTCCCACATCGTGAGTCTCGATAGAAGCATCCACTTACAGGATATAGCGGCAAAGAGGGGGCTAGATGTTAGTGATTTAATCGAAGAGGTGAAAAGAAGGAGCACAGTCCTAGAGTGGATGCTGGTCAAAGGCATTAGAGACGCCTGGGACGTGTCAAGGGTGATATTTGATTACTACTATGAACCAATGGTGGTGTATGAAAAGGCCAAGGCCGAACTGGAGGAGCTCTTAAAGAAAGAAGCAGTCGAAATGCCAGCCGAGTAG
- a CDS encoding type II secretion system F family protein, whose product MKFWDRVYRYFGDYADEILRVTPSLSRNLRRSNIHIHTEVYASLVLFVLAVSAGIAVAIGVLGFFIGFPFIIPLVVVIPVLAYLLMLVIPSLIAGSRATAIDGEFPYTISYLSIMVMSGLSPYIAFERVLKGSVIFQKTSELAQRFVLLNKILGKDPLTAFAMLSDRNPSSRVRETLSGYISTVKAGGDVIDYLNKRARALFNDLLVAMKIIADRLGGLLESYLAIVLLTMISFTVLYFVTASYSGVIAFGIDTGTMALLLYILMPFISVAIIYLGDVMQYKEPWMDWRPYYMFFGVTIPMATVLSLLGIVLYGNPSYRTNPLVSVVHDLLVLPMSFSDIPPNLTFVESSIALSMALILSLIPSMIYAEYVAKEYTIINGITRFIRDLVEVRKTGLPPEKSIIELSSRDYGVFSKYLKKIALELMLGVPLRKIIDELFKKIKPWRAKVLLFILTDSIEVGGGTVDVLENLAWFAESIEAIEAEKKRSMRTLMIVPYLGAVLTAFTIVFMATYMGRIPLASGQFRAAASTVLPSIVLNTYLMGLVAGKVGSGSVAAGFKHALILTIVTMLFFMFAKVFTGFL is encoded by the coding sequence ATGAAATTCTGGGACCGCGTTTACAGGTATTTTGGCGATTATGCTGACGAAATACTACGAGTTACCCCTTCTCTCTCTAGAAATCTTAGAAGATCGAATATTCACATTCACACCGAGGTTTACGCGTCTCTCGTCCTATTCGTGCTTGCAGTCTCGGCTGGAATAGCTGTAGCGATAGGAGTGTTAGGGTTTTTCATAGGTTTTCCGTTTATTATTCCATTAGTTGTCGTGATTCCCGTTCTAGCATATTTGCTCATGCTTGTCATACCATCTCTTATTGCAGGATCAAGGGCCACCGCAATTGATGGCGAGTTCCCTTACACTATTAGTTATTTAAGCATAATGGTTATGAGCGGGCTGTCCCCGTATATAGCTTTCGAGCGGGTCCTTAAGGGAAGCGTCATATTTCAGAAAACAAGCGAGCTAGCCCAGAGATTCGTGTTGCTGAATAAGATTCTCGGGAAGGACCCTCTCACAGCGTTCGCTATGCTATCTGATAGAAATCCGAGTTCAAGAGTTAGAGAAACCCTATCAGGGTATATCTCTACCGTCAAGGCAGGAGGAGATGTGATTGATTATTTAAATAAGAGAGCTCGTGCACTATTCAACGACCTTCTGGTCGCGATGAAAATAATTGCAGATAGGCTTGGGGGTCTTCTCGAATCTTATCTTGCAATAGTCCTCCTTACAATGATCAGCTTTACCGTTTTGTATTTCGTTACCGCCAGCTACAGCGGAGTCATAGCGTTCGGCATAGATACTGGAACGATGGCACTCCTTCTATACATTTTGATGCCATTCATCAGCGTTGCGATAATTTATTTAGGAGATGTAATGCAGTATAAAGAACCCTGGATGGATTGGAGACCATATTACATGTTCTTTGGAGTAACTATACCTATGGCAACCGTATTATCCCTTCTAGGCATAGTATTATACGGAAATCCAAGTTACAGAACGAATCCCCTTGTCAGCGTCGTTCACGACCTCCTCGTACTCCCTATGAGTTTTTCCGATATTCCTCCAAACTTGACATTCGTGGAGTCCTCTATAGCTTTGTCTATGGCCTTAATTCTCAGTCTCATTCCTTCAATGATTTATGCAGAATACGTTGCCAAGGAATATACGATTATAAATGGGATCACTAGATTCATAAGAGACTTGGTCGAGGTAAGGAAAACAGGGCTACCGCCAGAGAAAAGCATCATAGAGCTGTCAAGCAGAGACTACGGCGTGTTCTCAAAGTATTTGAAGAAGATCGCTTTAGAACTCATGCTTGGTGTTCCCCTTCGAAAGATAATCGACGAGTTATTCAAGAAGATAAAGCCGTGGAGGGCAAAAGTGCTATTGTTTATTCTAACCGACTCGATAGAAGTCGGCGGTGGAACAGTGGATGTATTAGAAAACCTGGCATGGTTTGCGGAGAGCATTGAAGCCATCGAGGCCGAGAAGAAGCGCTCCATGAGGACATTAATGATAGTTCCCTACTTGGGAGCAGTCTTAACAGCTTTCACAATAGTGTTCATGGCAACTTACATGGGTAGGATCCCCTTAGCCTCAGGACAGTTTAGGGCTGCGGCATCAACCGTATTACCAAGCATAGTGTTAAATACTTACCTAATGGGTTTAGTTGCAGGTAAGGTTGGATCTGGAAGCGTTGCAGCAGGATTCAAGCATGCATTAATACTTACAATCGTTACAATGTTGTTCTTCATGTTTGCGAAAGTATTTACAGGTTTCCTGTGA
- a CDS encoding DUF2341 domain-containing protein encodes MPTPPLLHAIGTGFIIALLVGLFMYGLFMTEITMINNYTAILQYIADRVAASIRALYSSTYLMSANKSSISLNLPVEISSEKGYNVYIGKGFALAREFPRLQERSDYDPHAFYVIASTPDKKIYGVSLLFQPSDLSYPLILAKGEFVVERIREGFDPSEGYAEEGVLWLCRMPLNIKERAGVSLSSYLVKVEFNPSTINCSYLDSTFYPRREDVRFADSDGVSTLRYWIEEWSPNYTRIWVEIPSLSPLENKTIYLYWGNPNAQERSTTSIFLFYDEFSKYESLGDLLAINPVWSIRPHNASNYNLTPYQDGGLLTSSLDIKNKGFLILYYNRIIPIGLSQGLLIESLGRPLNSSSKDAEYLLGLVNVGDPSQVFNVSVQPVIADPSISLVNYTIIYGNWSIDSLGNDTFLNLTLLEPVGDNGYYGMALRSNPVPRDFPPGQEYFQVLYKVRIDNTSVIRGILISEDLNRNKAFYIGLQYDPTQNLLKMLSTNKTLTPTPSDFQVLNTTIMNIERPLWLILYVSVKSPGTANPEASFQVINPDNGSTVLSYSDRGTISVYQPNYLGPFAYSPTPIENEVQLWFDDLLSCRYSGQESFDIRKLFITGLPPDWEVVVIDYKDVEVIEENETRIERRPVFSTSAISDQYGTAIFDMTLYPILGEKYPVEFLFYYNGELVDRVEYNGLISGGMVLVYRPYLKNPSSIDGGLIFTAGHPSLSYFIKPPASNPQEASTIVGHNITSIGYFNNTIYYFIRTPLLYNTTFTTSYNYDKPASNFTFFIGLMIYDSTGQGTENLAGLYTWIRARPFVDPEPIVEISRLSESLSIPRPPDVLISEYVDLIVFSSELFVDFFMVIRSDSYYVLTIVFKGKRA; translated from the coding sequence ATGCCTACTCCTCCACTCCTCCATGCCATAGGAACTGGTTTCATAATAGCTTTACTAGTAGGATTATTCATGTATGGACTCTTTATGACAGAGATCACGATGATCAACAACTACACAGCAATACTTCAATACATAGCGGATAGAGTAGCCGCTAGTATTAGAGCATTATATTCATCGACATACTTGATGAGCGCGAACAAGTCTAGCATAAGCTTAAACCTCCCCGTAGAGATCTCGAGCGAGAAGGGTTATAACGTCTACATCGGCAAAGGATTTGCGTTAGCAAGAGAGTTCCCGAGGCTCCAGGAGAGATCCGACTACGATCCCCACGCTTTTTACGTGATAGCCTCCACTCCAGACAAGAAGATATATGGCGTCTCTCTCTTATTCCAACCTTCCGATTTAAGCTATCCTCTCATCCTTGCTAAAGGCGAATTCGTGGTGGAAAGGATTAGAGAAGGATTCGATCCCTCTGAAGGATACGCTGAGGAGGGAGTACTATGGCTCTGTAGAATGCCTCTCAACATCAAGGAGAGAGCCGGAGTGAGCCTCTCATCATATCTCGTCAAGGTAGAGTTTAACCCCTCCACCATCAATTGCTCATACCTCGACTCAACCTTTTATCCACGAAGAGAGGACGTGAGATTCGCCGATTCCGACGGCGTCTCCACCCTAAGATATTGGATCGAAGAATGGAGTCCCAACTACACGAGAATATGGGTTGAAATCCCAAGTCTAAGTCCACTCGAGAATAAGACGATATACTTATATTGGGGAAACCCTAATGCGCAAGAGAGAAGCACCACAAGTATATTCTTATTCTACGATGAATTCTCAAAATACGAGTCGCTAGGGGACTTACTCGCTATCAATCCTGTATGGAGCATAAGGCCCCATAATGCATCAAACTATAATTTGACTCCCTATCAGGACGGTGGATTGCTGACCTCAAGTCTCGACATCAAAAATAAGGGATTCTTGATACTATATTACAACAGGATCATCCCTATAGGTCTATCCCAAGGCTTATTAATCGAGTCCCTTGGAAGACCACTCAATAGTTCGAGCAAGGATGCCGAGTATCTTCTTGGACTCGTCAATGTAGGAGATCCGTCACAAGTTTTCAACGTGAGCGTTCAACCCGTCATCGCTGACCCATCTATCTCACTCGTAAACTACACGATCATATATGGTAATTGGTCAATAGACTCTCTAGGCAATGATACTTTTCTAAACCTAACATTACTAGAGCCTGTCGGTGACAACGGATACTATGGTATGGCATTGAGGAGCAACCCTGTACCACGAGACTTTCCTCCGGGACAGGAATATTTCCAAGTACTATACAAAGTGAGAATCGATAATACAAGTGTGATACGTGGCATCCTAATATCGGAAGACCTTAACAGAAACAAAGCTTTCTACATCGGACTTCAATACGACCCTACACAGAACTTGTTAAAAATGCTTTCCACTAATAAAACACTAACCCCAACCCCCTCAGACTTTCAAGTTTTGAACACCACAATAATGAATATAGAGAGACCATTATGGCTAATCCTTTATGTTTCAGTTAAATCCCCAGGAACCGCGAATCCAGAGGCATCTTTCCAGGTCATAAATCCTGATAATGGTTCAACGGTCCTCAGCTATTCTGATAGAGGGACAATAAGCGTTTATCAGCCGAACTATCTGGGTCCATTCGCATACTCTCCAACTCCAATTGAAAATGAGGTCCAACTATGGTTTGACGACCTATTATCATGCAGATATAGTGGCCAAGAATCCTTCGATATCAGAAAATTATTTATCACGGGACTACCCCCTGATTGGGAAGTAGTTGTGATTGATTATAAAGATGTTGAAGTTATTGAAGAGAATGAAACACGAATAGAGCGCAGACCAGTGTTCAGCACAAGTGCAATATCAGACCAGTACGGTACAGCCATATTTGATATGACGCTCTACCCCATATTAGGCGAGAAGTACCCGGTGGAGTTCTTATTCTATTACAATGGGGAACTAGTGGACAGAGTAGAATACAATGGGCTGATATCCGGCGGCATGGTGCTTGTTTATCGACCATACCTTAAAAACCCCTCTTCAATCGATGGAGGATTGATATTCACCGCAGGACATCCTTCATTAAGCTATTTCATTAAGCCACCAGCCTCTAATCCCCAGGAAGCCTCAACAATAGTAGGCCACAACATCACTTCCATAGGGTATTTCAACAATACGATATACTATTTCATAAGAACTCCACTTTTATACAATACAACGTTCACCACAAGCTACAACTACGATAAACCTGCATCTAACTTCACATTTTTCATAGGATTAATGATATACGACTCGACAGGCCAAGGAACTGAAAACCTAGCAGGGCTTTACACGTGGATTCGGGCTAGACCATTCGTGGATCCTGAGCCGATCGTCGAGATCAGCCGCTTGTCAGAATCCCTGAGTATCCCTCGGCCCCCTGATGTGCTGATCTCGGAGTATGTGGATTTAATAGTTTTCTCAAGTGAGCTTTTCGTTGACTTTTTCATGGTTATCAGGAGCGATTCCTACTATGTTTTAACAATAGTTTTTAAGGGGAAAAGAGCATGA